A stretch of Rhododendron vialii isolate Sample 1 chromosome 4a, ASM3025357v1 DNA encodes these proteins:
- the LOC131322172 gene encoding protein LIGHT-DEPENDENT SHORT HYPOCOTYLS 4-like, whose amino-acid sequence MDTFLNPNNTTMIATTTITTISSPPSSSSSTSPSTTLSRYENQKRRDWNTFGQYLQNHRPPLSLPRCSGAHVLEFLRYLDQFGKTKVHTNLCPFFGHPNPPAPCPCPLRQAWGSLDALIGRLRAAFEENGGQPENNPFGARAVRLYLREVRDSQSKARGISYEKKKRKRPVPAVVPAPLPPVPPPPNC is encoded by the coding sequence atggacACTTTTCTAAACCCTAATAACACAACCATGatcgccaccaccacaatcaccactatATCCTCACCTCCATCCAGCTCTTCTTCAACCTCACCGTCCACCACTCTCAGCCGATACGAGAACCAAAAGCGCCGCGACTGGAACACCTTCGGCCAGTACCTCCAGAACCACCGCCCCCCGCTCTCCCTCCCCCGCTGCAGCGGGGCCCACGTGCTCGAGTTCCTCCGCTACCTCGACCAATTCGGCAAGACCAAAGTCCACACCAACCTCTGCCCATTCTTCGGGCACCCGAACCCGCCTGCCCCATGCCCGTGCCCGCTCCGCCAGGCATGGGGCAGCCTCGACGCCCTGATAGGACGCCTTCGGGCTGCCTTCGAAGAGAATGGCGGGCAGCCAGAAAACAACCCGTTTGGTGCTCGAGCGGTCAGGCTTTACCTGAGGGAGGTTCGAGATTCGCAGTCCAAGGCCAGGGGAATTAGCTACGAGAAAAAGAAGCGGAAGCGACCAGTGCCGGCAGTGGTACCAGCGCCGCTGCCGCCAGTGCCGCCGCCGCCTAATTGCTAG